A single genomic interval of Xylanibacillus composti harbors:
- a CDS encoding zf-HC2 domain-containing protein, with protein MKCNEAITFIHEYMDGDLDAQGRMDLRQHLVDCAACRQRMDQYTRTTALIRSMPRSPVPDYLVDSVMQALPGTRKRQVWTRWVRQHPAVTAAVLFIAVMLLSLVSMWDSDTRLMVKGDDLDQLIITKNQVIVPAGHVINGDLYVENGELVVEGQVNGNLVVVDGRLNLASTALISGEHSEINKAIDWLWFKMGEWVEAVTP; from the coding sequence GTGAAATGCAATGAAGCGATCACTTTCATTCATGAATATATGGACGGAGATTTGGACGCGCAGGGGCGTATGGACCTCCGACAACACTTGGTGGATTGTGCAGCTTGCCGGCAGCGAATGGACCAATACACACGTACAACAGCGCTGATCCGCTCGATGCCCCGTTCACCTGTCCCGGATTATCTGGTGGACTCGGTTATGCAAGCACTGCCCGGTACACGGAAACGCCAGGTTTGGACCCGATGGGTGCGCCAGCATCCGGCTGTGACGGCAGCGGTACTGTTCATTGCAGTCATGCTGTTGAGTCTTGTCTCGATGTGGGACAGCGACACACGGCTTATGGTTAAGGGGGATGATCTCGATCAGTTGATCATTACCAAGAATCAGGTCATCGTTCCGGCCGGACATGTCATTAACGGCGATCTGTATGTAGAAAATGGAGAACTGGTCGTGGAAGGTCAAGTGAATGGGAATTTGGTTGTCGTGGACGGACGTTTGAATCTAGCTTCTACTGCTTTGATCTCAGGCGAGCATTCCGAAATCAACAAAGCCATCGATTGGCTATGGTTCAAGATGGGCGAATGGGTCGAAGCGGTTACGCCTTAG
- the sigW gene encoding RNA polymerase sigma factor SigW codes for MEGLEPRLAKLARNGDRDAFRELVQLYKDRIYHLAYRMLGNAQEAEDVVQDTFLRVYTNLDRYDDTHKFSTWIYRIGTNLCIDRLRKRKSTLSLDAESSEGEGIDGHDMLSSPDPLPEQQLVLSETQQVIRDAIEKLPAKYKSIVILRYLHDMSLQEISDVLNMPITTIKTRVHRGREALRKKLDHQHFF; via the coding sequence TTGGAAGGATTGGAGCCCAGATTGGCCAAGCTTGCGAGGAATGGCGACCGCGATGCGTTCCGCGAGCTGGTACAGCTATATAAAGACAGAATTTATCATCTCGCATATCGGATGCTTGGCAATGCGCAAGAGGCGGAGGATGTGGTTCAGGATACCTTTCTGCGCGTATACACGAATCTGGATCGTTATGATGATACACATAAATTTTCTACCTGGATTTATCGCATCGGGACGAACTTGTGCATTGACCGGCTTCGCAAGCGAAAGAGTACATTGAGTCTGGATGCGGAAAGCTCGGAAGGAGAGGGGATAGACGGTCATGATATGCTGTCATCCCCCGATCCGCTGCCAGAGCAGCAGCTGGTGTTGTCCGAGACGCAGCAGGTTATCCGGGATGCGATTGAGAAGCTGCCCGCGAAATACAAATCCATTGTGATATTGCGTTATTTGCATGACATGTCCTTGCAGGAAATTAGCGATGTGCTGAATATGCCAATCACTACCATTAAGACGCGGGTACATCGGGGTAGGGAAGCGCTTCGAAAAAAATTAGATCACCAGCATTTTTTTTGA
- the glmM gene encoding phosphoglucosamine mutase, translating to MGKYFGTDGVRGVANQELSPELAFKIGRCGGYVLAGHTERPKVVIGLDTRISGPMLESALIAGLLSIGADVIRLGVVTTPTVAYLTRELGAAAGVMISASHNPVGDNGIKFFGSDGFKLLDETEAEIERLMDAEVDTLPRPIGAAMGTVQTDEQAKYRYIDFLKTTVKQRFDGMKIVLDCAHGAAYELAPKIFRELGAEVWTIGAEPTGLNINERCGSTHPERLKEEVLNRKADLGLAFDGDADRLIAIDENGEEVDGDFILCICGDAMNRNGQLKEQTIVTTVMSNIGFFKGIEPLGMKALQTAVGDRYVMEAMRKGGFNLGGEQSGHVIFLDYNTTGDGILTAIQLVDTLKQSGKSLGASKQLMTKYPQVLVNVKGVDKSRLEEDENVMEAIAKVEEQLGDNGRVLVRPSGTEPVVRVMAEGPKKEEIEQYVEQIASVIRERLAL from the coding sequence ATGGGGAAATATTTTGGCACTGACGGAGTGCGGGGCGTAGCGAACCAGGAGCTTTCGCCCGAACTGGCATTCAAGATTGGACGCTGCGGCGGCTATGTGCTGGCCGGCCATACAGAAAGACCGAAGGTCGTGATCGGCTTGGATACACGAATCTCGGGGCCGATGCTGGAGTCCGCCTTGATCGCGGGCTTGCTTTCCATCGGCGCGGATGTCATTCGGCTCGGGGTCGTCACGACGCCTACCGTCGCTTATTTGACAAGGGAACTCGGAGCGGCAGCAGGGGTGATGATTTCTGCGTCGCACAATCCGGTTGGCGATAACGGCATCAAGTTTTTTGGCAGTGACGGATTTAAGCTGCTCGATGAAACGGAGGCCGAGATTGAGAGGCTGATGGACGCGGAAGTGGATACGCTGCCGCGGCCGATTGGCGCAGCGATGGGCACAGTGCAAACGGACGAACAAGCGAAATATCGCTATATAGACTTTTTGAAGACTACGGTCAAGCAGCGGTTCGATGGCATGAAGATCGTACTGGATTGTGCGCATGGTGCAGCCTATGAGCTGGCGCCGAAGATATTCCGCGAGCTGGGCGCTGAAGTTTGGACCATTGGCGCCGAGCCGACTGGCTTGAATATCAATGAACGCTGCGGTTCCACGCATCCGGAGCGGTTGAAGGAAGAAGTGCTCAATCGCAAGGCTGACTTGGGACTGGCCTTTGACGGAGATGCAGACCGCTTGATTGCCATTGATGAGAACGGTGAAGAAGTGGATGGCGACTTTATACTTTGTATATGCGGCGATGCCATGAATCGGAACGGTCAGTTGAAGGAACAGACCATCGTGACTACCGTCATGAGCAACATCGGCTTCTTCAAGGGCATTGAGCCGCTTGGCATGAAGGCGCTGCAGACAGCGGTTGGAGATCGCTATGTGATGGAAGCGATGCGCAAGGGCGGATTCAACCTTGGCGGCGAGCAGTCGGGCCATGTCATCTTCCTGGATTACAACACGACAGGGGACGGCATTCTGACAGCGATCCAATTGGTGGATACGTTGAAGCAGTCCGGCAAGTCGCTTGGCGCTTCCAAGCAATTGATGACCAAATATCCGCAAGTGCTCGTTAATGTGAAGGGCGTGGACAAATCCCGCCTGGAGGAGGACGAGAACGTCATGGAGGCCATTGCCAAGGTGGAGGAGCAGTTGGGCGACAACGGCCGGGTGCTCGTCCGTCCTTCCGGCACCGAACCGGTTGTGCGAGTGATGGCCGAAGGCCCGAAGAAGGAAGAGATTGAGCAGTATGTGGAACAAATTGCATCGGTCATACGCGAACGGTTGGCTCTGTAA
- a CDS encoding CdaR family protein — MDKWFDNKNVIRVIALVIGVLLWVVVHLDEEVTPDRKMTMPVYNEKVITDVSIKRVGLDTSQYHFVSMEPETVRVTVRGPAQAVDGQFKEGTVIADLSNARAGTQTIALESAGFPEGFQVTITPLLVKVVIEEIQSKEVPVAVEVRGQPEEGFTAGTAVTTPSRVYVTAPQSQLNRIASARVSVDISGRSSALNGDYKVEAVTANGEVVQAAIQPAIVNVEVPITSPFTTVPLQLLFSGQPPAGYAVASYKMSVNEVTLYGAQDVLDPYEFYEGPTLDLSRLTSSTSYTLNIPAREGIEQVLPNTVNVEIEIVASVTRTLSALPITIIGDNEQYITRFVDLEDDRLDVTVEGAPELVGNLTAENVQLVIDVSNLPAGSHEVPLRGNLPSFIKFGANFPSTVAIEIVPRDAEETGGSIDPGEAGPVDGENVPEEEEPETDPPVDADSGQEDRSNRSGSVPPPGTDHTGTGADAVAEVSVQEAARKQAAEGAERAPERAASTFVPQRANQPEAFRR, encoded by the coding sequence ATGGATAAGTGGTTTGACAACAAGAATGTCATTCGCGTCATTGCGCTCGTGATCGGTGTTTTGCTCTGGGTCGTTGTCCATCTGGACGAGGAAGTGACACCGGATCGCAAGATGACTATGCCTGTCTATAATGAAAAAGTGATAACGGATGTTTCCATCAAGCGGGTTGGACTGGATACTTCACAGTATCATTTCGTCTCCATGGAACCGGAAACGGTAAGGGTTACGGTTCGCGGTCCGGCACAGGCTGTGGATGGCCAATTCAAGGAAGGGACCGTTATTGCGGATTTGTCCAATGCCAGGGCCGGCACCCAGACGATTGCACTGGAGAGTGCAGGATTTCCGGAGGGCTTCCAGGTCACGATTACGCCGCTTCTGGTAAAAGTGGTGATCGAGGAAATTCAGAGCAAGGAGGTGCCGGTTGCTGTAGAGGTAAGAGGTCAGCCCGAGGAAGGCTTCACTGCCGGTACAGCGGTGACGACGCCAAGTCGGGTGTATGTGACGGCGCCGCAAAGCCAACTGAACAGAATAGCCAGCGCGCGGGTGAGCGTAGATATTAGCGGACGAAGCTCGGCCTTGAACGGCGATTATAAGGTGGAAGCTGTGACGGCCAACGGAGAAGTCGTCCAAGCCGCCATTCAGCCGGCCATCGTCAATGTGGAGGTGCCCATTACAAGCCCATTCACAACCGTGCCGCTGCAATTATTGTTCAGCGGGCAGCCGCCAGCGGGATATGCGGTAGCTTCTTACAAGATGAGCGTTAATGAAGTGACACTCTATGGCGCCCAAGATGTGTTGGATCCGTACGAATTCTACGAAGGACCGACGCTGGACTTGAGCCGCCTGACCTCAAGCACGTCGTATACATTGAATATCCCGGCGCGGGAGGGCATCGAGCAGGTGCTGCCCAACACGGTGAATGTGGAAATTGAGATTGTCGCATCGGTGACACGCACATTGTCTGCGCTGCCGATCACCATTATCGGAGATAATGAACAATACATTACCCGATTCGTCGATCTGGAGGACGACCGCCTGGATGTAACTGTAGAAGGAGCGCCGGAGCTCGTGGGCAACTTGACTGCGGAGAACGTACAGCTTGTTATCGATGTAAGCAACCTGCCGGCCGGATCCCATGAAGTGCCGCTGCGAGGGAACCTCCCCTCTTTCATCAAGTTTGGCGCGAATTTCCCCTCCACGGTTGCGATAGAGATCGTGCCCCGCGATGCGGAGGAAACGGGAGGAAGCATCGATCCGGGAGAAGCGGGGCCGGTTGATGGGGAGAATGTGCCGGAAGAGGAGGAGCCGGAGACGGATCCGCCTGTTGATGCCGATTCCGGACAAGAAGATAGAAGCAACAGAAGCGGGTCCGTCCCACCACCGGGTACGGACCATACAGGTACTGGCGCCGATGCGGTTGCTGAAGTCTCTGTGCAAGAAGCTGCCCGGAAGCAGGCAGCGGAAGGAGCAGAGCGGGCTCCAGAGCGAGCGGCGTCCACCTTTGTACCGCAGCGAGCGAACCAGCCGGAGGCATTCCGCCGTTAG
- the cdaA gene encoding diadenylate cyclase CdaA → MGIFEDMKITDIIDILIVSYIMYRLILVVKGTRAVQLLKGIMIIMITWAVSVWFNLDTLKWLMNQMITVGVLAVIVIFQPELRRALEQLGRGKLFLRTVNEDDQEFNQRIGEVIKAVNYLAKRKIGALIVFERSTGLNDYTESGIQLNAQISSELLINMFTPNTPLHDGAVIIKQNTIAAGGCYLPLSENPFISKELGTRHRAAIGMSEVSDAICIVVSEETGQISLAMNGQVVRDITEESLISKLFADLRPQTKERGSFWRRKGGQANG, encoded by the coding sequence ATGGGGATTTTTGAAGACATGAAAATTACAGACATAATCGACATTCTCATCGTCAGCTACATCATGTACCGGTTGATCCTGGTAGTCAAGGGCACCCGAGCGGTTCAGCTGCTGAAAGGCATCATGATCATCATGATTACATGGGCCGTAAGCGTGTGGTTCAATTTGGACACCCTCAAATGGCTAATGAACCAGATGATTACAGTGGGCGTCTTGGCCGTTATTGTCATCTTTCAGCCGGAGCTCCGCAGAGCATTGGAGCAGTTGGGTCGCGGCAAGCTGTTTTTGCGAACGGTCAACGAGGATGATCAGGAATTTAATCAGCGCATAGGTGAAGTGATTAAGGCCGTTAATTATTTAGCAAAGCGAAAAATTGGGGCGTTAATTGTCTTTGAGCGAAGTACCGGTCTGAACGATTATACGGAATCAGGGATTCAGCTGAACGCGCAGATCAGCTCCGAGCTGCTCATCAACATGTTCACACCGAATACGCCCCTGCATGACGGGGCTGTCATTATTAAGCAGAACACGATTGCAGCGGGAGGCTGCTACTTGCCCCTCTCGGAAAATCCTTTTATCTCCAAAGAGCTTGGTACGCGGCACAGGGCAGCGATCGGGATGAGCGAGGTTTCCGACGCGATATGCATTGTCGTGTCCGAGGAAACCGGGCAAATCTCACTGGCCATGAATGGACAAGTTGTGCGCGATATTACGGAGGAATCCTTAATTTCCAAGCTGTTTGCTGATTTGCGCCCGCAGACGAAGGAACGCGGCTCTTTCTGGAGAAGAAAGGGAGGGCAGGCGAATGGATAA